Proteins co-encoded in one Medicago truncatula cultivar Jemalong A17 chromosome 8, MtrunA17r5.0-ANR, whole genome shotgun sequence genomic window:
- the LOC11435744 gene encoding early nodulin-like protein 2: protein MVRSGFLLIVSMLILSTSLSSSYMFNVGGRNGWGVRRSPEHYNAWSSRTRFQINDTLRFKYNKGSDSVLVVNNQNYDSCDTKNLIYKMDDGESTFSLNKTGPFYFISGVNCQNGEKFKVVVISPHHNHEHQGPSSSPMVAPVYSPAPSPSWNSPTYSPAQPPAWNAPSPSFAGWTAPAQSPSWNAPSPSETAPVRSPSQSPTWNAPSPSEAAPVHSPTNSPPVNAPSPSEVAPVQFAKNSPVVNAPEPSATKENAPSPSATEKTDSPPSAQSETPPPSTNNDSPAPPPNQSDSTRLSGYVNGGLVVALVLGSFTF, encoded by the exons ATGGTGAGATCTGGTTTTCTTTTGATTGTATCAATGTTGATTCTTAGCACTTCATTATCGTCTTCATACATGTTTAATGTTGGTGGCCGCAATGGTTGGGGTGTAAGACGTTCACCTGAACACTACAATGCATGGTCTAGCAGAACTAGGTTTCAAATCAACGACACACTTC GTTTCAAGTATAACAAAGGATCTGATTCTGTGTTGGTGGTAAACAACCAAAACTATGATTCATGCGACACAAAGAATCTGATCTACAAGATGGACGATGGAGAGTCAACTTTTTCATTGAATAAAACAGGTCCCTTTTACTTCATTAGTGGAGTGAATTGccaaaatggtgaaaagtttAAGGTCGTCGTTATCTCTCCACACCACAACCATGAACATCAAGGTCCATCATCATCTCCGATGGTTGCACCGGTATACTCCCCAGCACCGTCTCCCTCATGGAACTCTCCAACTTACTCCCCAGCACAACCACCGGCTTGGAATGCTCCTTCACCAAGTTTTGCTGGTTGGACGGCTCCAGCGCAGTCTCCGTCATGGAATGCTCCTTCACCTTCTGAAACTGCACCGGTACGCTCCCCATCACAATCACCGACCTGGAATGCTCCTTCACCTTCTGAGGCTGCACCGGTACACTCCCCAACAAATTCTCCTCCAGTGAATGCTCCTTCACCTTCTGAGGTCGCACCGGTACAATTCGCAAAAAATTCTCCGGTGGTGAATGCTCCGGAACCAAGTGCTACCAAAGAGAATGCTCCTTCACCAAGTGCTACCGAAAAGACTGATTCACCACCAAGTGCTCAAAGCGAAACTCCTCCACCTTCTACCAATAATGATTCTCCTGCACCACCTCCTAATCAGTCGGATTCTACGAGGTTGAGTGGTTATGTCAATGGGGGTCTTGTGGTGGCTTTGGTCTTGGGTAGTTTTACTTTTTAG